The Juglans microcarpa x Juglans regia isolate MS1-56 chromosome 8S, Jm3101_v1.0, whole genome shotgun sequence genome has a window encoding:
- the LOC121244329 gene encoding somatic embryogenesis receptor kinase 1 — protein MEVKVIWVSVLLWLILVVRPLCLISANMEGDALHSLRISLSDPNNVLQSWDPTLVNPCTWFHVTCNNDNSVIRVDLGNAALSGQLVPQLGLLRNLQYLELYSNNISGQIPSELGNLTSLVSLDLYLNSFTGPIPDTLGRLSKLRFLRLNNNSLTGPIPMSLTNISSLQVLDLSNNHLSGAVPDNGSFSLFTPISFANNQGLCGPVTGHPCPGSPPFSPPPPFVPPPPISVPGGNSATGAIAGGVAAGAALLFAAPAIAFAWWRRRKPQEFFFDVPAEEDPEVHLGQLKRFSLRELQVATDSFSNKNILGRGGFGKVYKGRLADGSLVAVKRLKEERTPGGELQFQTEVEMISMAVHRNLLRLRGFCMTPTERLLVYPYMANGSVASCLRERPPSQPPLDWPTRKRIALGSARGLSYLHDHCDPKIIHRDVKAANILLDEEFEAVVGDFGLAKLMDYKDTHVTTAVRGTIGHIAPEYLSTGKSSEKTDVFGYGIMLLELITGQRAFDLARLANDDDVMLLDWVKGLLKEKKLEMLVDPDLQKNYIEAEVEQLIQVALLCTQGSPMDRPKMSDVVRMLEGDGLAERWDEWQKVEVLREEVELAPHPNSDWIVDSTENLHAVELSGPR, from the exons ATGGAGGTGAAGGTTATTTGGGTTTCTGTTTTGCTCTGGTTGATCTTGGTGGTTCGTCCATTATGCTTAATTTCAGCTAACATGGAAG GTGATGCTTTACACAGCCTAAGAATCAGCTTATCAGATCCTAACAATGTCCTGCAGAGTTGGGATCCTACCCTTGTTAACCCATGCACATGGTTTCATGTCACCTGCAACAATGATAATAGTGTCATAAGAGT TGATCTTGGAAATGCAGCTTTGTCTGGTCAACTTGTCCCACAGCTTGGCCTGCTCAGGAATCTACAGTATTT GGAGCTTTACAGTAACAACATAAGTGGACAGATTCCCAGTGAGCTAGGGAATCTTACTAGCTTGGTGAGCTTGGATCTTTACTTGAACAGTTTTACAGGTCCCATCCCAGACACATTGGGCAGGCTGTCTAAGCTAAGGTTCCT CCGGCTTAACAACAACAGCCTGACGGGTCCAATTCCTATGTCATTGACTAATATCTCATCACTGCAAGTTCT GGATCTGTCTAATAACCACCTCTCTGGGGCAGTTCCAGACAATGGGTCCTTTTCATTATTCACTCCAATCAG TTTTGCTAACAACCAAGGTCTATGTGGTCCAGTTACTGGCCACCCTTGCCCAGGATCTCCTCCATTTTCACCCCCTCCTCCTTTTGtaccaccaccaccaatttCTGTACCAG GTGGGAATAGTGCCACTGGGGCGATTGCTGGAGGAGTTGCTGCAGGTGCTGCTTTACTGTTTGCTGCCCCTGCAATTGCATTTGCTTGGTGGCGTCGAAGGAAACctcaagaatttttctttgatgTACCTG CTGAGGAGGACCCAGAGGTCCATCTGGGGCAGCTTAAAAGGTTTTCACTGCGAGAACTACAAGTTGCAACAGATAGTTTTAGCAACAAAAACATTCTGGGTAGAGGTGGATTTGGCAAGGTTTACAAAGGACGTCTGGCAGATGGTTCACTGGTAGCTGTAAAAAGACTGAAAGAAGAGCGTACACCTGGTGGTGAGCTGCAGTTTCAAACAGAAGTAGAGATGATCAGTATGGCCGTGCATCGAAACCTCCTCCGATTACGAGGATTCTGTATGACACCAACTGAGAGGCTACTTGTTTATCCCTATATGGCTAATGGAAGTGTTGCATCATGTTTAAGAG AACGCCCACCATCTCAACCACCCCTGGATTGGCCAACACGGAAGCGGATTGCGTTGGGGTCTGCAAGGGGTCTTTCTTATCTGCATGATCATTGTGACCCCAAGATCATACACCGGGATGTGAAAGCTGCAAACATTTTGTTGGACGAGGAGTTTGAGGCTGTTGTTGGGGACTTTGGGTTGGCTAAACTTATGGACTACAAGGATACCCATGTTACAACTGCTGTACGAGGCACAATTGGGCATATAGCTCCAGAGTACCTCTCTACAGGGAAGTCATCTGAGAAGACTGATGTTTTTGGTTATGGGATCATGCTTCTGGAACTAATCACTGGACAGAGAGCTTTTGATCTTGCCAGGCTTgcaaatgatgatgatgttatgtTGCTTGATTGG GTCAAAGGACTTCTGAAAGAGAAGAAACTTGAAATGCTAGTTGATCCTGATCTCCAGAAAAATTACATAGAAGCAGAGGTAGAGCAACTAATACAGGTTGCACTGCTTTGTACTCAAGGCTCTCCAATGGACCGGCCAAAGATGTCGGATGTGGTGAGGATGCTTGAAGGTGATGGCTTGGCGGAGAGATGGGATGAGTGGCAAAAGGTAGAGGTTCTTCGCGAAGAAGTGGAACTTGCTCCCCATCCTAACTCTGATTGGATTGTTGACTCCACAGAAAATTTACATGCAGTCGAGTTATCTGGTCCAAGGTGA